A region of the Anaerobiospirillum thomasii genome:
ATCTTTAGCTGTATGCTGGGGCGGTCATTCCATATCGCAGCAGGAGTATGACTATGCCTACAATGTAGGCTATGCCTTAGGCCTTAGAGGCGTTGATATCTGCACAGGCTGCGGCCCTGGTGTCATGGAGGCGCCAATGAAGGGCTCCCTAATGGGCTTTAATATGCAAAATAATATGCGCGAATGTCGCCGTATAGGTCTTACAGAGCCATCTATTATTGCAGCCGAGCCGCCAAATCCAATGGTAAGCGATCTTGTAATTCTGCCTGATATTGAAAAGCGCCTTGAGGCCTTTGTGCGCCTTGGCCACGTGCTTATAGTCTTCCCAGGCGGTCCAGGTACGGCCGAAGAGCTTTTATACATTATCGGCATCAAACTTTTAAAAGAGAACAGACATGCCGCCCTGCCTCTTATTTTAACTGGCAACAAGGAGTCAAAGGCCTATTTTGATGCCATAGATGATTTCCTGCGCCACTGCTTTGGCCCTGAAGTTACCCGTCATTACAAGATTATTATTGACGATCCTAAGGCTGTGGCAGTTGAGGTTAAAGAGAGTCTTGATACAGTCTACAACCATCGTATCTACTCCCATGACTCATTCTGCTACAACTGGTCTTTAAATATTCCACCTGAGCTGCAGTCACCTTTTGACGTGACCCATGAGTCAATGGCTACCCTTGATCTGCACAAAGATCAGGAGCCATGGCGTCTTGCTGCCAACCTGCGCCGCGCCTTCTCTGGCATTGTAACTGGCAATGTTAAAGATTATGGTATTGAGCAGGTGGCCAAACACGGTCCTTTTGAGCTGCATGGTGATGAGGACATCATAGGCTATATGGACAAGCTCATGCGTGATTTTATTGCTCAAAAACGCATCTCCCTCTCTGACAAGGAATATGTGCCTTGCTATAAATTCACAGCAGACTGATAAAAAGGCAGGATCTCATTAAGATCCTGCCTTTTTAAATTCTCAATATCTAAAAAATATCTAAAGCAGTCTATAACAGTCCCTGATCCTTAAGGTACTGTTTAATGCCGTGCATGGTCTGCTCTGAGACTACATGTTCAATACGGCAGGCATCTTTTTCAGCAAGATCGGATGGGATCTGAGCTGTATGCTGTAAAAATACTGTCAGAAGCTGATGTCTTTCAAAGACTGAGGCGGCGAGCACCCTGCCATCAGGAGTAAAATTAATGGCTCCGTTGTCGGCAATGGTAATAAGGCCTTTATCCTTTAAAAGACCTAAGGCGCGTGACACACTTGGTTTTGAAAAGCGCAGTTCATTGGCCACATCTACAGCACGCACTATGCCATCAGCATTGCGCTCTTTGATGACATAGATGGTTTCAAGATAGTTTTCACCAGATTCGGCTACAGCGCCATGACGTGTCGGAACCGGCTCTGGCACAGCATCCTGTGGAGTCGGTGCTTGTCTTACTCTTTCCATGCGCTTTATCTGATTACTGTGACATTGACCTTTTCGCCAACTAAGGTCAACTGTATGGCATTGTTAGGACCGATAGCACCTTTGGAGATGAGACCTAAGCGTACAAGCTCGGTAAAATCAAGGCTTATCTGACGGGAAATATGCTTGCCTCTGGCGTCGGTTATAGAGCCCATGGTAGGCACTAAAGGACGCATACCAAGATTTCTGGCTTTAGAGAGCACACCAATCTGCTCAAGGCGGTTGATTAATCTGTATACAGTTGCAATGCCCAGATCTGGCACAAACTGTTTGGCCTCGTACCACAGCTCCTTTGGAGAGGTACACTTGCTGTTAGTAAGAATATCAATGATATGTCTTCTTTGCACAGTCATGCGCAAGCCGCTTGCTTCTAGTTTACGCAGAGTATCCTCGGTGAGATTTCCTACGTTATAGATTGGATCATTATCTTGCATCTGAACCTTCTTACTAATCTAACTCTTATTTATCTACAAGCTATGCACTAAAAATAACTATTCATGCTTTGATCTGTGATCAGAGCAGCCGCACGAATTTGAACCACAACTGCAATTACTACAGTCATCTTTCTTTGAAAACATAGCTATAATTTTCTTCATTCCAAAATAAAATGGAATCAATATCACAACTATTATGGCATAAGTCCAAATATTACTCATGTATATTTCTCCTATTATTTCCATATATGCAACATTTGTAGCATTTTTAGCCAAATTTTATCATAAATTAGCCATGGCTAACTTGCAAGAGCAATTTATAGTGCACCATGCTTTGGCACCAATAGATGCCTTATTTATCAGAGAAATTACAATATTTAATTATTAAGACTGCAGCCTGGTAGATAAAAAAGTCACTTAATAAAGTGACTTTAATATCCTGACTTTACATATTGCTCATAATAAAGCCTACAGTAAAGATAACAAGCAGTATGCCGCCTAATATACGCAGCACTATTTTGGCCACGGTGGCATTTTCCACCATGGAGCGCAGGGAATTGATTTTCTTGTGGTTAAGCTTTGATGCAAGCTCACGCCTGGTGCAGTCGCCCTTGACATCAGGTCTGCCTATAACTGCAGGAATGCCGTAGGCATTATAATAGGCAAAACCAAAACCAAAGGAGTTTCTGACCTGTTTTTGTATAGAGTAGTTTAAAACAGCATTGGCCCCAAGGCTTTCACACTCGTGTAGCAGACGGTATCTGGCATGCTCTATATTGCGATCGCCTTTGACAATAGGACCGCCAGCCCTGTCTATGATTTCATAACCTACAATCTGCATACCCTTGTCAATCTGTGTTGCAGGTGGCTC
Encoded here:
- a CDS encoding metal-dependent transcriptional regulator; the protein is MERVRQAPTPQDAVPEPVPTRHGAVAESGENYLETIYVIKERNADGIVRAVDVANELRFSKPSVSRALGLLKDKGLITIADNGAINFTPDGRVLAASVFERHQLLTVFLQHTAQIPSDLAEKDACRIEHVVSEQTMHGIKQYLKDQGLL
- the ppnN gene encoding nucleotide 5'-monophosphate nucleosidase PpnN encodes the protein MTVKVVWPSGNMALLSQIEADSISLTSQGQLYNLYRNCSLAVLNSGALTDNSKELLENFENFEIDVMRNERGLKIELINPPSTAIVDDEIIKSLQKHLYAVLRDIVQIHYLHAIHSMSTDKDHAQTIPDFIFKILRNADVLKSNAKPSLAVCWGGHSISQQEYDYAYNVGYALGLRGVDICTGCGPGVMEAPMKGSLMGFNMQNNMRECRRIGLTEPSIIAAEPPNPMVSDLVILPDIEKRLEAFVRLGHVLIVFPGGPGTAEELLYIIGIKLLKENRHAALPLILTGNKESKAYFDAIDDFLRHCFGPEVTRHYKIIIDDPKAVAVEVKESLDTVYNHRIYSHDSFCYNWSLNIPPELQSPFDVTHESMATLDLHKDQEPWRLAANLRRAFSGIVTGNVKDYGIEQVAKHGPFELHGDEDIIGYMDKLMRDFIAQKRISLSDKEYVPCYKFTAD
- a CDS encoding transcriptional repressor, whose protein sequence is MQDNDPIYNVGNLTEDTLRKLEASGLRMTVQRRHIIDILTNSKCTSPKELWYEAKQFVPDLGIATVYRLINRLEQIGVLSKARNLGMRPLVPTMGSITDARGKHISRQISLDFTELVRLGLISKGAIGPNNAIQLTLVGEKVNVTVIR